One region of Malania oleifera isolate guangnan ecotype guangnan chromosome 6, ASM2987363v1, whole genome shotgun sequence genomic DNA includes:
- the LOC131158314 gene encoding short-chain dehydrogenase TIC 32 B, chloroplastic isoform X2 translates to MLETVKYLIGAAGASGYGSKSTAEGVTESSDLHSVTAIITGATSGIGAETARVLAKRGARLVLPARSLKAAEETKSRIVSECPDAEIVVMALDLSSLASVRSFVSEFESRDLPLNLLINNAGKFTHEHAISEDGIEMTFATNYLGHFLLTKPLLKRMIATARSTGVQGRIVNVSSGIHGWFAGDVIRSLDLLTSDRSQYDATRAYALSKLANILHTKELALRLKQMGANVTVNCVHPGIVRTRLTREREGIVTDLAFFFSSKLLKTIPQPIRNKSLYSIV, encoded by the exons ATGCTTGAAACAGTGAAATACCTGATCGGCGCCGCCGGAGCGAGCGGCTACGGCTCCAAGTCCACCGCCGAGGGAGTCACCGAGAGCTCCGATCTCCACTCCGTCACCGCCATCATCACCG GCGCCACGTCAGGGATCGGCGCTGAGACGGCTCGCGTATTGGCCAAGCGCGGGGCCAGGCTTGTGCTGCCGGCTCGCAGCCTCAAAGCTGCCGAAGAAACAAAGTCGCGCATCGTGTCGGAGTGTCCGGATGCCGAGATCGTCGTCATGGCGCTCGATCTTAGCTCTCTCGCTTCCGTCCGAAGCTTCGTATCTGAGTTCGAGTCCCGAGATTTGCCTCTCAATCTCCTCAT AAACAACGCCGGGAAGTTCACACATGAGCATGCTATCTCCGAAGACGGAATCGAGATGACTTTCGCTACTAATTATTTAG GTCATTTTCTGTTGACGAAGCCGCTGCTGAAGAGAATGATTGCGACGGCGAGGTCGACCGGTGTCCAAGGGCGAATCGTGAACGTGTCATCCGGCATTCACGGCTGGTTCGCCGGCGACGTGATCCGGTCTCTCGATCTGCTCACCAGCGACAGAAG TCAGTACGATGCGACGCGTGCGTACGCTCTCTCGAAGCTCGCGAACATCTTGCACACTAAGGAGCTCGCGCTGAGATTGAAG CAAATGGGGGCGAACGTGACCGTGAACTGCGTTCATCCGGGGATCGTGAGGACGCGACTCACCAGAGAGCGAGAAGGCATTGTCACAG ATCTTGCTTTCTTCTTCAGTTCCAAGCTCTTGAAGACGATTCCTCAG ccaatcaggaataaatcactgtactccatagtctga
- the LOC131158314 gene encoding short-chain dehydrogenase TIC 32 A, chloroplastic isoform X1: protein MLETVKYLIGAAGASGYGSKSTAEGVTESSDLHSVTAIITGATSGIGAETARVLAKRGARLVLPARSLKAAEETKSRIVSECPDAEIVVMALDLSSLASVRSFVSEFESRDLPLNLLINNAGKFTHEHAISEDGIEMTFATNYLGHFLLTKPLLKRMIATARSTGVQGRIVNVSSGIHGWFAGDVIRSLDLLTSDRSQYDATRAYALSKLANILHTKELALRLKQMGANVTVNCVHPGIVRTRLTREREGIVTDLAFFFSSKLLKTIPQAAATTCYVATHQRVEDVSGKYFADCNEASTSKLGSSATEAARLWSASEIMVSDTPTPLFHLPLPHG from the exons ATGCTTGAAACAGTGAAATACCTGATCGGCGCCGCCGGAGCGAGCGGCTACGGCTCCAAGTCCACCGCCGAGGGAGTCACCGAGAGCTCCGATCTCCACTCCGTCACCGCCATCATCACCG GCGCCACGTCAGGGATCGGCGCTGAGACGGCTCGCGTATTGGCCAAGCGCGGGGCCAGGCTTGTGCTGCCGGCTCGCAGCCTCAAAGCTGCCGAAGAAACAAAGTCGCGCATCGTGTCGGAGTGTCCGGATGCCGAGATCGTCGTCATGGCGCTCGATCTTAGCTCTCTCGCTTCCGTCCGAAGCTTCGTATCTGAGTTCGAGTCCCGAGATTTGCCTCTCAATCTCCTCAT AAACAACGCCGGGAAGTTCACACATGAGCATGCTATCTCCGAAGACGGAATCGAGATGACTTTCGCTACTAATTATTTAG GTCATTTTCTGTTGACGAAGCCGCTGCTGAAGAGAATGATTGCGACGGCGAGGTCGACCGGTGTCCAAGGGCGAATCGTGAACGTGTCATCCGGCATTCACGGCTGGTTCGCCGGCGACGTGATCCGGTCTCTCGATCTGCTCACCAGCGACAGAAG TCAGTACGATGCGACGCGTGCGTACGCTCTCTCGAAGCTCGCGAACATCTTGCACACTAAGGAGCTCGCGCTGAGATTGAAG CAAATGGGGGCGAACGTGACCGTGAACTGCGTTCATCCGGGGATCGTGAGGACGCGACTCACCAGAGAGCGAGAAGGCATTGTCACAG ATCTTGCTTTCTTCTTCAGTTCCAAGCTCTTGAAGACGATTCCTCAG GCAGCGGCGACGACGTGCTACGTGGCGACGCACCAGAGAGTGGAGGACGTGTCGGGGAAGTACTTCGCAGACTGTAACGAAGCTTCGACGTCGAAGCTGGGGTCCAGCGCGACGGAGGCCGCGCGGCTGTGGTCTGCTTCCGAAATCATGGTTTCCGATACTCCCACCCCACTTTTCCATCTTCCACTCCCCCACGGCTGA